The following are encoded in a window of Rubellicoccus peritrichatus genomic DNA:
- a CDS encoding class I adenylate-forming enzyme family protein: MNPSDHNPLRIHPAYGDKEAIVDGDKRVSFTELAEIVDTVAANFIKLGIGSNDRVAIHLHNCLEIIISYYACFRIGAIAMPVNNRFAPVETEILLKKGRPKLLITEEDLLRPLLDHLGNLSVDHCYTTDCQNFPGARSFDELLKDNTGDIVFPELDDDHLMTLFFTSGTTGDPKGALHARRQHIANVHNQNAQYGYIQGDSALIYISLCHTFALLRGTMPTLYAGSRIVLLKEFEAKAAARLISEEKITLLFGLPATYALLVDEVENQHALQQNQLRLCIASGDAVPVALHERFQTHFGIALTEAYSSTEAMMITSNPAGNGKRTGSIGKAINGVDFIVSDTTGKPVPNDETGEVLVKSETIMSSYFENPEATKRAFRDGWFCTGDLASVDEDGFLWFHGRSKQIIVRGGSNIVPHDVESALFQHPDVLEAGVVGVPDSAYGQRVRAYVVIKSESKIKAKALRDFARDYLAEYKLPEEIIFLTNLPKGASGKVDRKALESMNIQDSIYKR, translated from the coding sequence ATGAATCCATCAGATCACAACCCCCTCAGGATTCATCCTGCTTATGGCGACAAGGAGGCCATCGTTGATGGCGACAAGAGAGTAAGTTTTACGGAACTAGCCGAAATCGTCGATACAGTCGCCGCGAATTTCATCAAACTGGGTATTGGGTCTAATGATCGTGTTGCGATTCATTTACACAACTGCCTCGAGATCATTATTTCCTACTACGCCTGCTTTCGCATTGGTGCCATTGCGATGCCAGTCAACAATCGCTTCGCTCCGGTCGAGACCGAGATCCTCCTCAAGAAAGGAAGGCCAAAGCTGCTCATAACCGAAGAGGATCTGCTGCGGCCACTTCTTGATCATTTAGGCAACCTTTCAGTTGATCATTGCTACACGACAGACTGTCAAAATTTTCCGGGAGCTCGTTCTTTTGACGAACTGCTTAAAGATAATACTGGGGACATCGTTTTTCCGGAACTCGACGATGACCATTTGATGACACTTTTCTTTACATCCGGAACAACCGGGGACCCGAAGGGAGCGCTTCATGCAAGACGGCAGCACATCGCAAACGTTCATAATCAAAACGCACAATACGGCTACATCCAAGGAGACTCCGCATTGATTTACATTTCATTGTGTCACACTTTCGCATTATTACGCGGAACCATGCCCACGCTTTATGCCGGTTCACGCATTGTATTATTGAAAGAGTTTGAAGCGAAAGCGGCGGCCAGATTAATTTCGGAGGAAAAAATAACACTACTCTTTGGCCTGCCTGCCACCTACGCACTTCTTGTTGACGAAGTCGAAAACCAGCATGCCCTGCAGCAAAACCAATTGCGCCTTTGCATCGCTTCCGGTGACGCAGTCCCCGTTGCTTTGCATGAACGCTTTCAGACTCATTTTGGCATCGCACTAACGGAGGCCTACTCTTCAACCGAGGCCATGATGATAACATCAAATCCGGCTGGTAACGGCAAGCGGACCGGCTCAATTGGCAAGGCTATCAATGGAGTGGATTTCATTGTTTCTGATACAACTGGGAAACCCGTTCCCAATGACGAAACAGGTGAAGTCCTGGTGAAAAGCGAAACCATCATGTCCTCCTACTTCGAAAATCCCGAAGCAACGAAAAGAGCTTTTCGCGATGGATGGTTTTGCACAGGTGATCTTGCATCGGTTGATGAGGATGGCTTCCTCTGGTTCCATGGGCGCAGTAAACAAATCATTGTCCGCGGCGGCTCCAATATCGTACCGCATGACGTCGAAAGCGCACTCTTTCAACATCCTGACGTACTCGAAGCCGGCGTTGTTGGCGTTCCCGATTCAGCCTACGGCCAACGTGTCCGCGCCTATGTCGTTATAAAAAGCGAATCAAAGATCAAAGCAAAAGCCTTACGCGATTTCGCACGAGATTATCTGGCAGAATACAAACTACCTGAAGAAATCATTTTCCTCACAAATCTACCCAAGGGAGCCTCAGGAAAAGTGGACCGCAAAGCGCTGGAGTCAATGAACATTCAAGATTCTATCTACAAAAGGTAA
- a CDS encoding DUF6320 domain-containing protein: MAYCSECGIEVTTERENCPLCGAKLQSAAPVFDSVFPVEVRPAAVEPLSWFEIRRILFGTLSFIFALGIISVLVVNLTQNGTLNWARYAVVSLAVGWSVLGLGLYLYSRPMALLWRAAGAVTFLLILLDIFYEGVSWSVTLALPIILLVLSLASWLWWLFQVARAHWASAVASILAAIAVLCFGVNFIVDLYTEGSLLPTWSAIVALSLGPPFLFLIYIRYRLSKTVDLPKVFHR; encoded by the coding sequence ATGGCTTATTGTTCTGAATGTGGAATCGAAGTAACGACAGAGCGGGAAAATTGTCCGCTTTGTGGCGCAAAGTTGCAGTCCGCCGCACCGGTTTTTGATTCGGTATTCCCCGTTGAGGTCCGTCCCGCAGCTGTTGAGCCATTGAGTTGGTTTGAGATCCGAAGAATCCTCTTTGGAACCTTGAGTTTCATTTTCGCCCTTGGGATTATTAGTGTGTTGGTCGTCAATCTCACGCAAAACGGCACTTTAAACTGGGCGCGTTATGCTGTGGTTTCATTGGCGGTAGGCTGGTCTGTGCTTGGGCTTGGGCTTTATCTTTATTCTAGGCCGATGGCTCTGCTCTGGCGAGCAGCCGGGGCTGTCACTTTTCTCCTGATCCTGCTGGATATCTTTTATGAAGGCGTTTCCTGGTCGGTTACCCTGGCTTTGCCCATCATATTATTGGTGTTGAGCTTGGCATCCTGGCTTTGGTGGTTATTTCAGGTCGCCCGTGCGCATTGGGCCAGTGCGGTAGCCTCCATTCTGGCGGCGATTGCCGTATTGTGCTTCGGTGTGAATTTCATTGTAGATCTCTACACTGAAGGATCGCTTTTGCCAACTTGGTCTGCCATTGTCGCTCTTTCTCTTGGTCCACCTTTCCTTTTTCTCATTTATATACGTTATCGCTTAAGCAAAACGGTTGACCTTCCGAAAGTGTTTCACCGATGA
- a CDS encoding adenylate/guanylate cyclase domain-containing protein yields MAEKPIERHYYVRSLDFRDFWDICGHFQRSHPSLPDIRYSIDGPDGRIIDREIDVASILRKLGSDQKDVSFQAELTDDADGGWKKAVLSYRSKAEDASKEGLSFLSPGVDKLALAEFEEVIFDQYDLPEEDTDQVQFGHPCEMLAAVLDMRGFSSFCEKPNIESPYICGLMYSFYKMAVRGFKHFPADMVKFTGDGLVAVWETTVETRQMAIEACLQGAMEIDAKWQVGRRRPQFSHGAPDSIGVGISFGLGSRVPDVSDYIGRPINVASRLCNACPGGDLIVDKSVPGIGDDIRKEDTSVHVKSFGRYYVWRIRGI; encoded by the coding sequence ATGGCTGAAAAACCAATAGAGCGCCATTATTACGTCCGTAGTCTGGATTTCCGGGATTTCTGGGACATCTGTGGCCATTTTCAACGATCCCATCCGTCTCTGCCTGATATTCGTTATAGCATCGACGGGCCAGATGGCCGTATTATTGATCGAGAGATCGATGTGGCCTCAATTCTCCGGAAGCTGGGCAGCGATCAGAAGGATGTCTCTTTCCAGGCTGAACTGACTGATGATGCTGATGGCGGCTGGAAAAAGGCGGTCCTGTCTTACCGTTCCAAGGCCGAAGATGCTTCGAAGGAAGGGCTTAGCTTTCTCAGTCCCGGTGTTGATAAGCTGGCTCTGGCGGAGTTCGAAGAAGTGATATTTGACCAGTATGATCTCCCTGAGGAGGACACAGATCAGGTGCAATTTGGACATCCCTGCGAGATGCTGGCCGCTGTGCTGGATATGCGGGGCTTTTCGTCTTTTTGTGAAAAACCGAATATCGAGTCTCCATACATTTGTGGGTTGATGTATTCTTTTTATAAAATGGCAGTCCGTGGCTTTAAGCACTTCCCGGCTGACATGGTTAAGTTCACCGGTGATGGCTTGGTTGCTGTCTGGGAAACTACGGTCGAGACACGCCAGATGGCAATTGAGGCCTGTCTGCAGGGCGCAATGGAAATTGATGCCAAGTGGCAGGTTGGCCGCCGTCGCCCACAGTTCAGCCATGGTGCGCCGGATAGCATCGGAGTGGGTATCTCCTTTGGTCTTGGCAGTCGTGTGCCTGATGTTTCGGACTACATTGGCCGTCCTATCAATGTGGCAAGTCGACTTTGCAATGCCTGCCCTGGTGGAGATCTCATCGTCGACAAATCCGTTCCGGGAATCGGGGATGACATTCGCAAAGAAGACACATCCGTCCATGTGAAGTCTTTCGGGCGCTACTATGTCTGGCGCATCCGGGGCATCTGA
- a CDS encoding DNA glycosylase, producing MGKSAVAWSRWSSLDLDWHPSEAVFNETLSGGQAFRWRNEGDYWEGVWASYSVRLRLTIKGVEWSAPKPSNHSRLAALKRYLSADIDFNEITDALPWRSDSNLEQALKQWSGLRILRQPFGETLLCFLCSSTKRIEQISEICERMAVSHGELIAGGRHRLPTWDEIYEAGESALRGTGMGYRARYIWQTSAFLKTHSGWLEEVESLQYEHAKSRLVELPGVGEKIADCVLLFGAGKLEAFPVDTWILKTMAKLYDLEGWKPHQVAHFGRAHFGRFAGYAQQVLFTEMRRREG from the coding sequence GTGGGTAAATCAGCTGTAGCATGGTCACGTTGGTCGAGCCTTGATTTGGATTGGCATCCATCTGAGGCTGTTTTCAATGAAACCCTGTCTGGTGGTCAGGCTTTTCGCTGGCGAAACGAAGGGGATTATTGGGAGGGTGTCTGGGCAAGTTATTCAGTTCGCCTGCGATTGACTATCAAAGGTGTTGAATGGTCGGCTCCCAAACCTTCGAATCACTCAAGGCTAGCAGCCTTAAAGCGCTATCTTTCTGCAGATATTGATTTCAATGAAATCACAGATGCGTTGCCCTGGCGGTCTGATTCTAATCTGGAGCAAGCACTCAAGCAATGGTCCGGGCTTCGTATTCTTCGTCAGCCATTTGGAGAAACCTTGCTTTGTTTTCTTTGCTCGTCGACCAAGCGAATTGAGCAAATCAGCGAAATCTGTGAGCGCATGGCAGTGAGCCATGGAGAATTAATTGCTGGCGGACGGCATCGCCTTCCTACATGGGATGAAATTTATGAAGCAGGTGAATCCGCCCTTCGCGGCACTGGCATGGGTTATCGTGCTCGATACATCTGGCAAACCTCTGCTTTTCTCAAAACACATTCAGGATGGCTCGAAGAAGTCGAGTCACTTCAATACGAGCATGCAAAGAGCAGGCTTGTTGAGTTACCCGGTGTTGGTGAAAAGATCGCTGATTGTGTTTTGCTTTTTGGGGCAGGAAAACTCGAAGCTTTTCCAGTTGATACCTGGATATTGAAAACAATGGCTAAGCTTTACGATCTGGAAGGTTGGAAACCCCACCAGGTTGCTCATTTTGGAAGAGCTCACTTTGGCCGATTTGCGGGTTATGCGCAGCAAGTGCTTTTTACGGAAATGCGTAGGCGTGAGGGATAG
- a CDS encoding acetylxylan esterase translates to MTDVTQIPHPHDFDPTYGYSFEELLKVPAPETEPSDFVEFWEALYKKAEAVPLNLSIEACDSPYPGYRLLKANYDVYPDYRVGAWVVIPEDSSSAKLGMVVGHGYGGRDAPGEDRIAPDRITIFPVAPGFHISADERLPFNDAGLHVIHGIESKDTYLIGPCCAAYWRAIDVLKEIAPTTIEHFHYAGWSFGGGIGALMLPWEKRFQTAELGQPTFGHHPIRLKCKCVGSGEAVRRLHHTQPEIEASLAYFDSVTASKYIKVPTVFVCSRFDPAVAPPGQFAVANAHPGPKRIAVLTTGHFAYDYPEYASEYAAYDRDIADLLQNRLA, encoded by the coding sequence GTGACTGATGTGACCCAAATTCCGCACCCACATGATTTTGATCCGACCTACGGCTATTCGTTTGAGGAGTTGTTGAAAGTTCCTGCACCGGAGACGGAGCCGAGCGACTTTGTTGAATTCTGGGAGGCACTTTATAAAAAAGCAGAGGCAGTGCCACTTAACCTAAGTATTGAAGCGTGTGATTCGCCTTATCCGGGCTATCGTTTGCTCAAGGCAAATTATGATGTCTATCCGGATTATCGAGTGGGTGCCTGGGTCGTTATTCCAGAGGATTCCAGTTCAGCCAAACTCGGCATGGTAGTGGGGCATGGTTATGGAGGTCGTGATGCGCCTGGTGAGGATCGCATTGCACCGGATCGCATTACAATATTTCCGGTTGCTCCGGGCTTTCATATTTCTGCTGATGAACGTTTGCCATTTAACGATGCAGGCTTACATGTGATTCATGGAATTGAGTCCAAAGACACCTATCTTATTGGTCCTTGTTGCGCGGCATATTGGCGGGCCATTGATGTGCTGAAGGAAATAGCACCTACAACCATTGAGCACTTTCATTATGCAGGCTGGAGCTTCGGTGGTGGCATTGGTGCTCTCATGTTGCCTTGGGAGAAGCGTTTTCAGACGGCGGAGTTGGGGCAACCCACCTTTGGACATCACCCGATTCGTTTGAAGTGCAAATGTGTTGGAAGTGGTGAGGCCGTGCGGAGGCTTCATCACACTCAACCGGAGATCGAGGCAAGCTTGGCTTACTTTGATTCCGTGACAGCATCAAAATACATTAAGGTTCCGACTGTGTTTGTATGCAGCCGTTTTGATCCCGCGGTAGCACCTCCCGGGCAGTTTGCAGTCGCGAATGCACATCCGGGTCCAAAGCGTATTGCGGTTCTCACGACTGGTCATTTTGCATACGACTATCCGGAGTACGCATCAGAATATGCAGCTTATGATAGGGACATCGCCGATTTGTTGCAAAATCGCCTGGCGTAA
- a CDS encoding MaoC family dehydratase, with amino-acid sequence MSQSIYFDEFELEASRTTTGRTITETDIVMHAGQTGDFYPHHMDAEWCKTQDFKQRIAHGTLIFSVAIGMTAGEINPVAFSYGYDRLRFIKPVFIGDTITCRATIADKRPYKKPEFGVVVEKVEAINQHGDVVMACEHLLLVEKKEP; translated from the coding sequence ATGAGCCAAAGTATTTACTTCGATGAATTTGAACTAGAGGCATCACGTACCACAACGGGGCGAACCATTACCGAAACCGACATCGTCATGCATGCCGGGCAAACGGGAGATTTTTACCCACATCACATGGACGCCGAGTGGTGCAAAACGCAGGACTTCAAACAGCGCATCGCTCATGGCACTTTGATTTTCAGTGTGGCCATTGGCATGACTGCAGGCGAAATCAACCCGGTCGCATTCTCTTATGGCTACGACCGGCTGCGCTTTATCAAACCTGTATTCATCGGCGATACAATCACCTGCCGGGCCACCATAGCCGACAAACGTCCCTATAAGAAACCCGAGTTTGGTGTTGTTGTTGAAAAAGTGGAAGCCATCAACCAACACGGTGACGTCGTCATGGCATGCGAGCATCTACTACTGGTTGAAAAGAAAGAGCCGTAA
- a CDS encoding IclR family transcriptional regulator has protein sequence MPKQKETRYSAPALEKGLDILEYLAKNTTGCTLVEIAEALSRTTSEIYRMLSCLEQRGYVTKEAGTGTYNLTLKLFELGHRQSGVTLLRKAARLPMEALAARIGHACHICVQSGDSLLVLMERMPARRVCLAIGEGTVLPLTQTASGRVLLGRMSDTEVSAFLEQDAHYQSLSKAARTRYLKTIDKIRELGCEKAKSEVTPGVSDIAIPIGIPGTDISATLAVSTLESTQNTKSNQKNFDEMMKCAAQINENIGIKK, from the coding sequence ATGCCAAAGCAAAAAGAAACACGCTACAGCGCACCTGCACTCGAAAAAGGACTGGATATACTTGAGTATCTGGCGAAGAACACAACCGGCTGCACTCTGGTTGAAATCGCGGAGGCACTCTCACGCACAACCAGTGAAATATACCGCATGCTAAGCTGCCTTGAGCAACGCGGTTATGTGACCAAGGAGGCGGGAACCGGCACCTACAATCTCACCTTGAAACTCTTTGAACTCGGGCACCGGCAAAGCGGGGTGACTCTTTTACGCAAGGCAGCACGCCTGCCAATGGAAGCCCTGGCGGCACGCATAGGCCACGCTTGCCACATCTGCGTCCAAAGCGGCGATTCCCTCTTGGTACTGATGGAACGTATGCCAGCACGCAGGGTATGCCTCGCCATTGGCGAAGGCACTGTCCTGCCCTTGACCCAAACAGCATCCGGCCGCGTCCTTTTAGGTCGCATGTCGGATACCGAAGTATCGGCTTTTCTTGAGCAGGATGCACACTACCAGTCTCTCTCGAAGGCCGCTCGAACGAGGTATCTTAAAACGATCGACAAGATACGAGAGCTGGGCTGCGAAAAGGCGAAGAGCGAGGTAACACCCGGCGTCTCGGATATCGCAATCCCAATTGGAATCCCCGGAACTGACATTTCTGCCACCCTTGCAGTCAGCACGCTGGAAAGCACGCAAAACACAAAGAGCAATCAGAAAAATTTTGACGAAATGATGAAGTGTGCAGCACAGATTAACGAAAACATAGGAATCAAAAAATGA
- a CDS encoding ABC transporter substrate-binding protein has product MDTAIQLKGITWDHSRGFTSVVATGQRFHELNPHIDIHWQKRSLQEFADKPLAALAEDYDLLVIDHPWAGFASTSGILADLNALLPADFLVDQAANSVGHSHASYQFNGGQWALAIDAATPVSAYRADILEKAGVTLPGTYDELITLAEKGLVCCPSIPLDVYGNFLNLLTAAGETIFSNEEEIVQREAGVVALERLRKFTNLIPKKFFDINPIGALEIMSQSDEFAYCPYTYGYTNYSRPGYARHLLKFGDVVGMTADKPGMTMLGGTGLAISARCKHLDVASAYAQFTASSDVQQGIFFDAGGQPGHRAAWLNPKLNTACSDFFVDTLPTLDRAFVRPRYAGYLDFQDHAGDPIHAYLREGGDAGAVLDALNKLYRETRK; this is encoded by the coding sequence ATGGATACTGCAATTCAGCTAAAGGGCATTACATGGGATCACTCTCGAGGCTTCACCTCAGTCGTTGCGACCGGGCAGCGCTTTCACGAGTTGAATCCTCATATTGATATCCACTGGCAAAAGCGCTCTCTGCAGGAGTTTGCCGACAAGCCACTGGCTGCTTTGGCTGAAGATTATGACTTGCTGGTTATTGATCACCCCTGGGCTGGCTTTGCTTCGACCAGTGGAATTCTGGCTGACTTGAATGCCCTATTGCCAGCAGACTTCCTTGTAGATCAGGCGGCTAATTCTGTCGGGCACTCCCACGCGAGTTATCAATTCAATGGAGGGCAGTGGGCGCTTGCCATTGATGCTGCCACTCCTGTTTCGGCATATCGTGCTGACATACTGGAGAAGGCTGGGGTTACGCTTCCAGGAACTTATGATGAGCTTATCACTTTGGCGGAGAAAGGGCTCGTTTGTTGTCCGAGTATACCCCTCGATGTTTATGGGAATTTCCTCAATCTTCTGACTGCAGCCGGGGAAACGATTTTTTCGAATGAGGAGGAAATCGTTCAGCGTGAGGCAGGTGTCGTCGCACTTGAGCGGCTCAGAAAATTCACCAATCTTATTCCGAAAAAGTTTTTTGATATCAACCCCATCGGCGCGCTCGAAATCATGTCGCAGTCTGATGAGTTTGCTTACTGTCCTTACACTTACGGTTACACTAATTACTCAAGACCTGGTTACGCCAGGCACTTGCTGAAGTTTGGTGATGTCGTTGGCATGACTGCGGATAAGCCAGGTATGACGATGCTTGGCGGAACCGGCCTGGCTATTTCGGCTCGTTGCAAGCACCTCGATGTCGCTTCCGCCTATGCGCAATTCACCGCATCATCCGATGTGCAACAGGGCATATTTTTTGATGCCGGTGGTCAGCCCGGTCATCGTGCTGCATGGCTCAACCCAAAGCTTAATACAGCTTGTTCGGACTTCTTTGTTGATACTTTACCGACGCTTGACCGTGCATTTGTCCGTCCGCGCTACGCAGGATATCTTGACTTTCAAGACCATGCCGGTGACCCGATCCATGCATACTTGCGCGAAGGCGGTGATGCCGGAGCCGTACTCGATGCTCTGAATAAACTTTATCGAGAGACACGCAAATGA
- a CDS encoding CaiB/BaiF CoA-transferase family protein: protein MNLPLKGLTVLEFSQYLAGPYAGLRLADLGARVIKIERPGAGDACRKLATKNLFVDGDSLVFHTINRNKESYAANLKDANDLDKVRALIAQADVMTHNFRPGVMEKIGLDYEKVKAINPRIVYGDVTGYGKEGSLKNKPGQDLLAQSISGITWLTGDADDPPVPFGLAAADMLCGTHLAQGILAALVQRGKTGIGSHVEVNLLESLIDVQFEVLTAYLNDGKKLPQRAVEDNAHAYLSAPYGIYETNDGHIAIAMGSLERLGELIGCSKLSMQVANSDDAFDKRDELKAILSRHLKTRSTDDWLAILEPADYWCSDVFNYARLMNHDGYKAVAMEQSVQREGAPSIRTLRCPIRIDGERIYNDAAAPVLGNDNFEIETAFNLAGNA from the coding sequence ATGAACCTTCCCCTAAAAGGCCTTACCGTTTTGGAGTTCAGTCAATATCTGGCTGGCCCTTATGCTGGCTTACGGTTGGCAGATCTTGGCGCGCGTGTGATTAAGATCGAACGCCCGGGTGCTGGTGATGCCTGTCGCAAGCTTGCCACGAAGAATCTTTTTGTCGACGGGGACAGTCTTGTTTTTCATACGATAAATCGTAATAAGGAATCCTATGCGGCCAATCTCAAGGACGCCAACGATCTGGACAAAGTAAGGGCATTGATCGCTCAAGCGGATGTCATGACTCATAACTTCCGTCCCGGAGTTATGGAGAAGATCGGTCTGGATTACGAAAAAGTGAAAGCAATCAATCCACGGATTGTTTATGGCGATGTCACGGGTTATGGAAAAGAAGGTTCGCTCAAGAATAAGCCAGGGCAGGACTTATTGGCGCAGTCGATTTCCGGCATTACCTGGTTGACTGGTGACGCGGATGATCCGCCGGTTCCGTTTGGTTTGGCCGCTGCCGATATGCTTTGTGGTACGCATCTTGCCCAGGGTATTCTCGCAGCGCTTGTTCAGCGCGGAAAGACCGGCATCGGTTCTCACGTTGAAGTCAATTTACTGGAGTCACTTATCGATGTTCAATTCGAAGTGCTCACAGCTTATCTCAACGACGGGAAGAAGTTACCGCAGCGTGCAGTAGAGGACAACGCGCATGCATACTTGAGTGCGCCGTACGGTATTTATGAAACGAACGATGGTCATATTGCCATTGCGATGGGTTCGCTTGAACGCCTTGGTGAGCTGATTGGTTGTTCAAAGTTATCCATGCAAGTTGCGAATTCGGATGACGCTTTTGATAAGCGTGATGAGCTTAAAGCCATCCTTTCACGTCATTTGAAAACACGTAGCACGGATGACTGGCTGGCGATTCTTGAACCAGCCGATTACTGGTGCTCTGATGTGTTCAACTATGCGCGTTTGATGAATCACGATGGCTATAAGGCTGTTGCGATGGAGCAAAGCGTTCAACGCGAAGGAGCTCCATCGATTCGCACCCTGCGTTGCCCGATACGGATTGATGGCGAACGTATTTATAACGATGCCGCTGCACCCGTGTTGGGAAATGATAACTTTGAAATTGAAACAGCCTTCAATTTGGCAGGAAACGCATAG